The Paenibacillus tianjinensis genome has a window encoding:
- a CDS encoding DUF421 domain-containing protein has product MEYGQITIKLIAGFIGLWAMTRLLGKKEISALTPFDFISAVILGDLVGDTIYEKEHSIPMLIFTLAIWTFLSFAFEKITLHFPELRKPLEGEPEILIRDGKIDLVKLRKNNLDFEQLRMMLRAKDTFSVSEVAYAIYETNGSLSILKKAQHEPATREDLLVPVPESTLPLSIIEDGIVQRQTLSNLGQDDAWLAGELRKQGYNGPQSVAYAEITEEGELAVISSVSH; this is encoded by the coding sequence ATGGAATACGGACAAATAACAATCAAATTGATTGCAGGTTTTATCGGGTTGTGGGCGATGACACGTCTGCTCGGCAAAAAGGAAATTTCCGCCCTGACGCCCTTTGACTTCATTTCGGCTGTCATTCTGGGTGATCTTGTTGGGGATACTATATACGAAAAAGAGCACTCCATACCGATGCTGATCTTTACGCTGGCTATCTGGACTTTTTTGTCCTTTGCCTTTGAAAAAATCACCCTCCATTTTCCTGAGCTACGCAAACCGCTGGAGGGCGAGCCTGAAATCCTGATCCGTGACGGAAAGATCGATCTGGTTAAGCTTCGTAAAAACAATCTGGATTTCGAACAGCTGCGGATGATGCTGCGGGCCAAGGATACCTTCTCTGTCAGCGAGGTCGCTTACGCGATTTATGAGACGAACGGCTCACTCAGCATTCTCAAAAAAGCGCAGCATGAACCGGCGACCCGTGAGGATCTGCTTGTGCCGGTTCCAGAGTCCACCCTGCCGCTAAGCATTATCGAAGACGGCATTGTACAGCGCCAGACCCTCAGCAACCTGGGGCAGGATGATGCCTGGCTGGCCGGTGAGTTGCGCAAGCAGGGTTATAACGGACCGCAGTCTGTAGCCTACGCCGAAATCACTGAAGAAGGTGAACTGGCCGTAATCTCTTCCGTCTCGCACTAA
- a CDS encoding CBS domain-containing protein — MEISAFLLPKDQVAFITSSISMLEAMQQLEQHYYSAIPIIDDNNKYVGTLAEGDLLWKLKNTEGLSFENMGEVKVSDIQRHVHNESVEINAQMEDMLTLAADQNFVPVVDSTGVFLGIIRRKDIIEYYTRNITD, encoded by the coding sequence ATGGAAATATCAGCTTTCCTGCTGCCTAAAGACCAGGTCGCGTTCATCACTTCCTCGATCTCTATGCTTGAGGCGATGCAGCAATTGGAACAGCATTATTACTCCGCCATTCCAATTATTGATGATAACAATAAATACGTTGGAACCTTGGCTGAGGGAGACCTGCTATGGAAACTCAAGAATACAGAGGGGCTCAGCTTTGAGAATATGGGTGAGGTCAAAGTAAGTGACATTCAGCGCCATGTGCATAATGAGAGTGTAGAAATCAACGCCCAAATGGAGGATATGCTGACGCTAGCCGCGGACCAGAATTTCGTTCCGGTCGTTGATAGCACGGGTGTCTTTCTGGGAATTATCCGCCGCAAAGATATTATTGAATATTACACACGGAATATAACGGACTAA
- a CDS encoding sugar phosphate isomerase/epimerase: MIGQYGGFDDKKYLKDFQNGFYGIEACLFASREDAELLIEAARSRGFQIGVHFPFRANAARVRDPLVLAGDDTVRNDAFQHILEELEYLTAIQPEYVLFHYPKPVILDERVNWAGWRFGDRREFIHEHEITVEELTIRTAQLFEWLDRQSRKYQFMPVLEFDAISRLIYEHDFLEQLLNQYPRIRLCLDTARLFLQDKLDPFFDANKILSTFTKYATLIHLSNVQITDTVQNSHYPVLPELSVNHGWAPIEEYLRIIRAENRNVKIMFEHRSDLITPEQLQRCYTWVDGILNAPD; the protein is encoded by the coding sequence ATGATCGGGCAATATGGAGGCTTTGATGATAAGAAATATCTTAAAGATTTCCAAAACGGATTTTATGGTATCGAAGCTTGTTTATTTGCCTCCCGGGAGGATGCTGAGCTGTTAATTGAAGCCGCCCGGAGCAGAGGCTTTCAGATTGGCGTTCATTTTCCGTTTCGGGCCAATGCTGCAAGAGTGCGAGACCCGTTGGTTCTCGCCGGTGATGATACGGTGCGCAATGACGCTTTTCAGCATATTCTGGAGGAGCTTGAATATCTTACCGCAATTCAGCCGGAGTACGTGCTGTTCCATTATCCGAAGCCAGTAATTCTGGATGAGCGGGTGAACTGGGCGGGTTGGCGGTTCGGAGACCGCCGGGAATTCATTCATGAACATGAAATTACAGTTGAGGAGTTGACCATACGCACGGCCCAGCTGTTCGAATGGCTTGACAGGCAGAGCCGCAAATATCAATTCATGCCTGTCCTGGAATTCGACGCGATTAGCAGATTGATCTATGAGCATGATTTTTTGGAGCAGCTGTTGAATCAGTACCCTCGGATCAGACTATGCCTGGATACTGCCAGACTGTTTCTGCAGGACAAGCTCGATCCCTTTTTTGACGCCAATAAAATACTAAGCACCTTCACGAAATATGCCACATTAATTCACTTATCCAACGTACAGATTACGGACACTGTACAGAACAGCCATTATCCGGTGCTGCCTGAATTAAGTGTTAACCATGGCTGGGCGCCAATCGAAGAGTACTTGAGGATCATCCGTGCAGAGAACCGTAATGTCAAAATTATGTTTGAGCACCGCTCGGATCTGATCACCCCGGAACAGCTGCAGCGCTGTTATACATGGGTTGATGGGATTCTGAATGCCCCTGATTAA
- a CDS encoding winged helix DNA-binding domain-containing protein — translation MNREIAGLRLLNQHIISSANLEPGQVVRALGALQAQDYMQAAWAIGLRTPAAGLAGVEQAIAGRHLLLTWSLRGTLHFSPPEDVKWMIQLSAPRLLRQAGRRLAQLELDDKILGRCRKIIYHALKGGKCLTRLELLSLLEAQGISTAGQRGYHILWHSAFNGLICFGPIAGKQQTFVLLDEWVPLSRELSYEESLAELALRYFTSRGPATVHDFAWWAGLSVTEARAGLEAVRAGLASEVIGGSEYWLPDIPSAAGRHPAGVHLLPGFDEYILGYKDRSAVLEPELAPRIVPGNNGMFLPVIVSEGQVIGTWKRTIKKKGAELLLIPFEPLQDYSRAQLVSAAEAYAAFLGLTLIKLEYQEIHLL, via the coding sequence ATGAATAGGGAGATTGCCGGACTCCGGCTGTTGAACCAGCATATTATCAGCTCTGCAAATTTGGAGCCTGGGCAGGTTGTCCGCGCGCTGGGTGCGTTGCAGGCGCAGGATTATATGCAGGCCGCTTGGGCCATCGGGCTTCGTACGCCTGCCGCAGGGCTGGCGGGTGTGGAGCAGGCGATTGCCGGCAGGCATCTTCTGCTGACCTGGAGCCTGCGGGGAACCCTGCATTTTTCACCGCCGGAAGACGTGAAATGGATGATACAGCTGAGCGCACCGCGGCTGCTCAGACAGGCTGGACGCCGGCTGGCGCAGCTGGAACTGGATGACAAAATACTAGGCCGCTGCAGGAAAATAATCTATCATGCATTAAAGGGCGGTAAATGCCTCACCAGGCTTGAACTGCTAAGCCTGCTTGAGGCTCAGGGTATTAGCACCGCAGGCCAGCGGGGTTATCATATCCTGTGGCATAGCGCGTTTAACGGACTAATCTGTTTTGGCCCAATAGCGGGCAAGCAGCAGACCTTTGTACTGCTGGACGAATGGGTGCCGCTGTCCCGGGAATTGTCCTATGAGGAATCACTGGCTGAGCTGGCACTTCGCTACTTCACCTCCCGGGGACCTGCCACTGTACATGATTTTGCCTGGTGGGCCGGACTCTCGGTTACGGAGGCCAGAGCCGGGCTGGAGGCGGTAAGGGCTGGGCTGGCATCCGAGGTAATCGGAGGCAGCGAATACTGGTTGCCGGACATACCTTCTGCTGCCGGGAGACATCCTGCCGGGGTTCATCTGCTTCCCGGCTTCGATGAATATATCCTTGGCTATAAGGACCGGAGCGCTGTGCTTGAGCCGGAGCTTGCACCGCGGATCGTTCCGGGCAACAACGGAATGTTTTTGCCGGTAATTGTGTCAGAAGGACAAGTTATCGGTACCTGGAAACGGACTATTAAGAAGAAGGGAGCCGAGCTGCTGCTTATTCCATTTGAACCCTTGCAAGACTACAGCCGGGCACAGCTCGTCTCCGCTGCAGAAGCATACGCCGCTTTTCTGGGGCTGACGTTAATCAAGCTTGAGTATCAGGAGATTCATTTGTTATGA
- the lspA gene encoding signal peptidase II, whose protein sequence is MLFYLISVLVVAADQAAKWIVRSNMQLGEIVPFWEGHLVFSYYENSGAAFSSFQGYGQYFAIVAAGFVAAVFYYRHKGELRGPLLEAASGFLVGGAVGNGIDRVLFHQVTDFLVFGKGGGILNLADLAINAGGILIVIHLILGQVKSSRIKRKQIKQN, encoded by the coding sequence TTGCTATTTTATCTGATATCCGTATTGGTCGTTGCGGCGGACCAGGCTGCCAAGTGGATTGTGCGGTCGAATATGCAGCTTGGGGAGATTGTTCCTTTCTGGGAAGGGCATCTGGTATTTTCGTATTATGAGAACAGCGGGGCAGCCTTCAGCTCTTTTCAGGGGTACGGGCAATATTTTGCCATCGTCGCCGCTGGATTTGTCGCAGCGGTCTTCTATTACCGGCATAAAGGAGAGCTGCGGGGTCCGCTCCTGGAAGCAGCCAGTGGTTTTCTGGTAGGCGGGGCTGTCGGCAACGGGATTGACCGTGTATTGTTTCATCAGGTTACGGACTTTCTCGTATTCGGGAAGGGCGGGGGCATTCTCAATTTGGCCGATCTGGCGATTAATGCCGGGGGGATCCTGATTGTCATTCATCTGATTCTCGGGCAAGTGAAGAGCAGCAGGATCAAAAGAAAACAAATCAAGCAAAACTGA
- the map gene encoding type I methionyl aminopeptidase, translating to MIIMKTMEEIEKMRAAGKILAECHRQIAGIIQPGITTWEIDEFAEKFILSHGATPEQKGYHGYPYATCASVNDVICHGFPKKEPLKDGDIVTIDMVVNLNGWLADSAWSYAVGTISEQASKLLDTTKESLFKGIEQAVAGNRIGDVAHAIQVYAESNGFSVVRDFIGHGIGSEMHEGPEVPHYGPAGKGPRLKEGMVFTIEPMLNTGSYRTKVDADGWTARTIDGGLSAQYEHTLAITPQGTIILTEL from the coding sequence ATGATTATCATGAAAACGATGGAAGAGATTGAAAAGATGCGCGCGGCCGGTAAAATTCTTGCCGAATGCCACCGGCAGATTGCCGGAATCATACAGCCCGGAATCACAACGTGGGAGATTGACGAGTTCGCTGAAAAATTCATCCTGTCTCATGGGGCGACGCCGGAGCAAAAAGGATACCACGGGTATCCCTATGCCACCTGTGCTTCTGTGAATGATGTCATTTGCCATGGCTTCCCCAAAAAAGAGCCGCTGAAAGACGGAGATATTGTAACGATCGATATGGTCGTCAACCTGAACGGCTGGCTGGCGGATTCCGCCTGGTCCTATGCGGTCGGGACGATCAGCGAGCAGGCCAGTAAATTGCTGGATACGACCAAGGAGTCCTTATTCAAGGGAATTGAGCAGGCAGTTGCCGGTAACCGGATCGGTGATGTTGCTCATGCGATTCAGGTGTATGCCGAGTCGAACGGTTTCTCCGTGGTACGGGACTTTATCGGCCATGGCATCGGTTCGGAGATGCATGAAGGGCCTGAGGTGCCGCATTATGGACCGGCAGGCAAAGGTCCGCGGCTGAAAGAAGGCATGGTGTTCACCATCGAGCCGATGCTGAATACCGGTAGCTACCGGACAAAGGTGGATGCAGACGGGTGGACAGCCCGGACTATTGACGGCGGTCTCTCCGCTCAGTATGAGCACACTCTGGCCATTACACCTCAGGGAACGATTATCCTGACGGAGCTGTAA
- a CDS encoding glycosyltransferase family protein — MSRKKKHRPRNSGITVRLHPKTRILLAKTVVRTLRKMNTPQPEARSSELPQISGFVDHKQIRILMVSSLTGESMWQVEQMIAEQFRLLAKELVSIKAFQSFSSALLQLNPDLLLVVGNEESFSGTDLEIIRKASLKKAIWLSDGTVTSESTARLAALFDYVFTQNTLHITFYQHSGCTEVRYLPFPADRSLYSPRSVNAEHRSYLLLLGDASAAGKEYAEKIKHLFTIKKVAAAGIGWEEYPGLKVLAPDAELEEYYNGAELVIHWGGQTAKVFDIAACGVFQLAEGHPNIYEYMNPGEDIVIFHTPDELLEKLHFYSSHADAKRAIASRALWKSTYDYSFLQMANKLLHTVFNYS, encoded by the coding sequence ATGAGTAGGAAGAAAAAACACCGTCCCAGAAACTCCGGAATAACCGTTCGGCTGCATCCGAAAACCCGAATACTTCTTGCTAAAACGGTAGTACGAACGCTCCGAAAGATGAATACCCCGCAGCCTGAAGCCCGCAGCAGCGAACTTCCGCAGATTTCAGGATTCGTTGATCATAAACAAATACGGATTCTGATGGTATCCTCCCTGACCGGAGAATCCATGTGGCAGGTGGAACAAATGATTGCCGAGCAGTTCCGGCTGCTGGCGAAAGAACTGGTTTCCATCAAAGCTTTTCAGAGCTTCTCTTCAGCGCTTCTCCAGCTTAACCCGGATCTGCTGCTGGTTGTAGGGAATGAAGAGTCATTCTCCGGTACAGATCTGGAGATCATCCGCAAGGCTTCCTTGAAAAAAGCAATCTGGCTCTCCGATGGAACGGTTACCAGTGAATCTACCGCCCGGCTGGCTGCATTATTCGATTATGTCTTTACCCAAAATACCCTTCATATTACCTTTTATCAGCATTCCGGGTGCACGGAGGTCCGCTACCTCCCTTTTCCCGCCGACCGCAGCCTGTACTCTCCGAGATCCGTGAATGCAGAGCACAGATCTTATCTGCTTCTGCTTGGCGACGCCAGTGCAGCCGGTAAAGAATACGCGGAGAAGATAAAGCACCTGTTCACTATAAAAAAAGTAGCTGCAGCCGGTATAGGCTGGGAGGAGTATCCAGGGCTAAAGGTGCTGGCACCTGACGCTGAGCTGGAGGAGTACTATAACGGTGCGGAACTCGTCATCCATTGGGGCGGCCAGACCGCTAAGGTCTTTGATATCGCTGCCTGCGGGGTTTTTCAGCTGGCTGAAGGCCATCCGAATATTTATGAATATATGAACCCAGGTGAGGATATTGTCATCTTTCATACTCCCGACGAGCTGCTGGAGAAGCTGCACTTTTATTCCAGTCATGCAGATGCCAAAAGAGCGATCGCCAGCCGTGCCTTATGGAAGAGCACGTATGATTACTCTTTTCTGCAAATGGCTAACAAGCTGCTTCATACCGTCTTTAACTATTCATAA
- a CDS encoding heme-degrading domain-containing protein yields MEDYSSLLEQILRQEQDYQFTRFTNQTAIELGNAILERAHKLGKLIVVDIRKNGQVLFHAKMDETGLNNDRWIARKINVVNHFGHCSYYMNVLYKSWNTTIQDNAFVDPMEYAAEGGCFPVLIRNVGPVGTISVSGLSGEEDHEMIVAVLEQFLKSA; encoded by the coding sequence TTGGAAGATTACAGCTCGTTATTGGAACAGATTCTCCGGCAGGAGCAGGATTACCAGTTCACAAGATTTACAAACCAGACGGCCATAGAGCTGGGCAATGCCATTCTGGAAAGAGCCCACAAATTGGGGAAACTGATAGTAGTGGATATCCGTAAAAACGGGCAAGTGCTGTTCCATGCCAAAATGGATGAAACAGGACTGAACAATGACCGCTGGATCGCCCGCAAGATCAACGTCGTCAATCATTTCGGACACTGCTCTTATTATATGAATGTGCTCTACAAATCATGGAACACCACCATTCAGGATAACGCGTTCGTTGATCCGATGGAATACGCCGCAGAGGGCGGATGCTTTCCGGTGCTGATCCGGAATGTCGGGCCGGTCGGAACGATCTCCGTCTCCGGATTATCCGGTGAAGAGGACCATGAGATGATTGTGGCTGTGCTGGAACAGTTTTTGAAATCTGCATAA
- a CDS encoding assimilatory sulfite reductase (NADPH) flavoprotein subunit produces MQLQVTNSPFSESQVELLNRLLPTLTESQQIWLGGYLSAMSLRGTTNPVPATGEQPVLAAASNAAAPAAPQSSRQVTILFGSQTGNCQRLASSLSRKLEEQGFQVTVAAMNAFKTNTLKKIENLLILASTHGEGEPPDNARAFHEFLYSKRAPQLESLRYSVLALGDTSYEFFCQTGKDFDQRLEELGGQRLSPRVDCDLDYDEPVAEWFEQVISALNGPQNVAAIADAAVEAVETADAPASPYSRNHPFHAEVLENLNLNGRGSDRETRHLELSLAGSNLSFEPGDSLGVYPENHPQLVADIIAAMGWNPDESVPLNKKGEEGTLREALLRHYEITVLTKPLLEQAAKLTTAAGLHALLLPEAAAELKAYIHGRDLLDLIVDFAPWEVPARSFVTILRKLPARLYSIASSFNANPDEVHFAVRAVRYESHGRERYGVCSVHCAERVQPGDTLPVYIQSNPNFKLPANPDVPVIMIGPGTGVAPFRSFLEEREEQGAGGKTWLFYGDRHFVTDFLYQTDWQRMLKDGVLSKLDVAFSRDTEEKVYVQHRILEHSKELYAWLKEGAHVYVCGDEKHMAHDVHAALVTVIQEEGGLSPSDAAAYLDNMQQEQRYQRDVY; encoded by the coding sequence GTGCAACTACAAGTTACGAATAGCCCGTTTAGCGAGAGCCAGGTTGAACTTCTGAACCGGCTGCTGCCTACACTTACGGAATCGCAGCAGATTTGGCTTGGCGGATATTTATCCGCAATGTCCCTGCGGGGAACTACGAACCCGGTTCCGGCAACCGGTGAGCAGCCGGTGCTTGCGGCAGCCTCGAATGCAGCAGCTCCTGCAGCACCGCAATCATCCCGTCAGGTGACCATTCTGTTCGGCTCCCAGACCGGAAACTGCCAGCGGCTGGCGTCCAGCCTGTCCCGCAAGCTCGAGGAGCAAGGCTTCCAGGTGACCGTGGCGGCGATGAACGCCTTCAAAACAAATACACTTAAAAAGATCGAGAATCTGCTAATCCTGGCGAGCACCCATGGGGAAGGTGAACCGCCTGACAATGCCCGCGCCTTCCATGAATTCCTCTACAGCAAAAGAGCGCCTCAGCTGGAATCGCTGCGATATTCGGTACTTGCTCTGGGCGATACCTCCTATGAATTCTTCTGCCAGACCGGTAAAGACTTCGATCAGCGGCTGGAAGAGCTGGGCGGCCAGCGGCTTAGTCCGCGCGTCGATTGCGATCTGGATTATGATGAGCCGGTTGCTGAGTGGTTCGAGCAGGTCATCAGCGCGTTGAACGGCCCGCAGAATGTGGCTGCGATCGCAGATGCAGCCGTCGAGGCAGTTGAGACAGCAGATGCTCCAGCTTCACCCTACTCCCGCAATCATCCCTTCCACGCAGAAGTGCTGGAGAATCTGAATCTGAACGGACGCGGCTCCGACCGCGAGACAAGGCATCTCGAGCTGTCGCTTGCCGGCTCCAATCTGAGCTTTGAACCAGGCGATTCTCTTGGGGTCTACCCTGAGAACCACCCGCAGCTGGTGGCAGATATTATAGCCGCCATGGGGTGGAATCCCGACGAATCCGTTCCGTTAAATAAGAAAGGTGAAGAGGGGACGCTGCGTGAAGCGCTGCTGCGCCACTACGAAATCACCGTACTGACGAAACCGCTGCTGGAACAGGCGGCAAAGCTGACCACTGCTGCAGGACTACATGCTTTACTTCTTCCGGAGGCTGCGGCAGAACTGAAGGCTTATATCCATGGCCGCGACCTGCTTGATCTGATTGTTGATTTTGCACCCTGGGAGGTTCCCGCCCGCAGCTTTGTAACCATTTTGCGCAAGCTGCCTGCAAGATTGTATTCAATTGCCAGCAGCTTTAACGCAAATCCCGATGAAGTTCATTTTGCGGTCCGGGCCGTACGTTATGAATCCCATGGACGTGAACGTTACGGCGTCTGCTCGGTGCACTGCGCAGAACGGGTACAGCCTGGCGATACACTGCCGGTGTACATTCAGAGTAATCCGAATTTCAAGCTTCCGGCAAATCCCGATGTTCCGGTGATTATGATTGGGCCGGGTACAGGGGTTGCACCTTTCCGCTCATTCCTGGAGGAACGGGAAGAGCAGGGCGCAGGCGGCAAAACTTGGCTGTTCTATGGCGACCGCCATTTCGTGACCGACTTCCTCTACCAGACGGATTGGCAGCGGATGCTGAAGGACGGCGTGCTGAGCAAGCTGGATGTGGCGTTCTCCCGCGATACGGAAGAGAAGGTATATGTGCAGCACCGTATCCTTGAGCACAGCAAGGAGCTGTATGCCTGGCTGAAGGAAGGCGCACATGTATATGTGTGTGGCGATGAGAAGCATATGGCCCATGATGTCCACGCGGCACTGGTTACCGTTATTCAAGAAGAAGGCGGATTGAGCCCTAGTGACGCTGCAGCATATCTGGATAACATGCAACAAGAACAGCGCTATCAGCGCGATGTATATTAA
- the cysI gene encoding assimilatory sulfite reductase (NADPH) hemoprotein subunit produces the protein MANNESAVKPIGGPPSDVEHIKLESNYLRGALEATLRNPITGGLPEDDNRLLKFHGSYMQDDRDLRSERERSKLEPAYQFMLRVVAPGGVATAAQWLVMDELAHKYGNGTLRLTTRQAFQMHGVLKWNLKKTIKTINDTLMTTLAACGDVNRNVMSSPNPYQSEVHAEVYEWARKISDHLAPRTPAYHEIWLDGEKVVDSKADVEVEPIYGPVYLPRKFKIGLAVPPSNDVDVFSQDLGFIAILEDGKLAGFNVSVGGGMGMTHGDTNTYPQLGRVIGFVRPEQMIDVAEKTVTIQRDYGNRSVRKNARFKYTIDRHGLDWFRGELHHRLGWELEAAREYHFDHNGDRYGWVKGYDGKWNLTLYIQSGRIQDQEGYPLMTGLREIAKIHTGDFRLTPNQNLIIGGVSSAKKRRIAELAQQYGLTDGAHHSALRRSAMSCVALPTCGLAMAEAERYLPVLLDKLELIIDKAGLRDEEIVIRMTGCPNGCARPALGEISFIGKAPGKYNMYLGAGFAGDRLNKLYKENIGEQEILETLEPIIQRYAKERRTGEHFGDFVIRSGYVEAVTSGLNFHD, from the coding sequence GTGGCAAATAATGAATCAGCGGTAAAGCCGATCGGCGGGCCGCCAAGTGATGTTGAACATATCAAGCTGGAGAGCAACTACCTGCGCGGTGCGCTGGAAGCGACTCTGCGCAATCCGATCACAGGCGGTCTGCCGGAGGACGACAACCGTCTGCTGAAATTCCATGGCAGCTACATGCAGGATGACCGGGACCTGCGCAGCGAACGCGAACGTTCCAAGCTGGAGCCGGCCTATCAGTTTATGCTGCGGGTTGTAGCTCCTGGAGGAGTGGCAACGGCTGCACAATGGCTGGTGATGGATGAGCTGGCTCATAAATACGGAAACGGCACGCTTCGTCTGACGACAAGACAGGCTTTTCAGATGCATGGTGTACTGAAATGGAACCTGAAAAAAACGATCAAGACCATTAACGATACACTCATGACTACACTCGCAGCTTGCGGGGATGTCAACCGTAACGTAATGAGCTCCCCTAATCCGTATCAGTCGGAGGTTCATGCGGAGGTTTATGAGTGGGCCCGCAAAATTAGTGATCACCTGGCCCCGCGGACGCCGGCTTACCACGAAATCTGGCTGGATGGAGAGAAGGTTGTGGACAGCAAGGCGGACGTCGAGGTCGAGCCGATCTATGGACCGGTCTACCTGCCCCGCAAGTTCAAGATTGGTCTGGCGGTGCCGCCTTCTAACGATGTTGATGTATTTTCCCAGGACCTGGGCTTCATCGCTATTCTGGAAGACGGCAAGCTGGCTGGCTTCAACGTCTCCGTAGGCGGAGGCATGGGCATGACACATGGTGATACGAACACTTATCCGCAGCTTGGACGGGTAATCGGATTTGTCCGGCCGGAACAGATGATTGATGTGGCCGAGAAGACCGTGACCATCCAGAGAGATTACGGCAACCGCTCGGTCCGCAAGAATGCCCGTTTCAAATATACAATTGACCGTCACGGGCTGGACTGGTTCAGAGGCGAACTGCATCACCGGCTGGGCTGGGAGCTTGAAGCAGCACGTGAGTATCATTTCGATCATAACGGTGACCGTTACGGCTGGGTAAAAGGATACGACGGCAAATGGAACCTGACGCTCTATATCCAGAGCGGCCGGATTCAGGATCAGGAAGGTTATCCGCTGATGACCGGGCTCCGTGAGATTGCGAAGATTCACACCGGAGATTTCCGGCTTACGCCGAACCAGAACCTGATCATCGGTGGCGTGAGCAGCGCCAAGAAACGCAGGATTGCCGAGCTCGCGCAGCAATATGGCCTGACGGACGGGGCGCATCATTCTGCTCTGCGGCGCAGTGCCATGTCCTGTGTGGCCCTGCCGACCTGCGGACTCGCGATGGCAGAGGCGGAGCGGTATCTTCCAGTCCTGCTGGATAAGCTGGAGCTGATCATCGACAAGGCAGGCCTGCGAGATGAGGAAATTGTCATCCGGATGACCGGCTGCCCGAATGGCTGTGCACGACCGGCCCTCGGTGAAATCTCCTTCATCGGCAAAGCTCCGGGCAAATACAATATGTATCTGGGTGCCGGCTTTGCCGGCGACCGGCTGAATAAACTGTATAAGGAGAATATCGGTGAACAGGAAATACTGGAAACGCTGGAGCCGATCATTCAACGATATGCCAAGGAACGCAGAACCGGGGAGCATTTTGGTGATTTTGTGATCCGCAGCGGATACGTAGAAGCCGTTACCTCAGGCTTGAATTTCCACGATTAA
- a CDS encoding VOC family protein, which yields MSVDVYMNFNGNCREAVEFYAKVFETGAPEIMTFGEAPPNPEYPLPEEAKSLVMHSRLNIDGSNVMFSDVFPGMPFTVGNNISLTLVTRDEAKVKTWFDQLKEGGSVTMELQETFWSKSYGSLKDKFGIDWQISLDNGEAGM from the coding sequence GTGTCAGTTGATGTTTATATGAATTTCAATGGGAACTGCCGCGAAGCTGTTGAGTTTTATGCAAAGGTATTTGAAACTGGAGCCCCCGAGATCATGACCTTTGGCGAAGCGCCGCCGAATCCTGAGTATCCGCTGCCGGAGGAAGCCAAATCTTTGGTAATGCATTCCAGATTGAATATTGACGGCAGCAATGTGATGTTCTCTGATGTTTTTCCAGGGATGCCTTTTACCGTAGGCAACAATATCAGTCTTACTCTAGTCACCCGTGATGAAGCGAAGGTTAAAACCTGGTTTGATCAGCTGAAAGAAGGCGGTTCGGTTACCATGGAGCTGCAGGAGACCTTCTGGAGCAAAAGCTACGGCAGCTTGAAAGACAAATTCGGTATTGATTGGCAGATCAGCCTGGATAACGGAGAAGCCGGAATGTAA